In Quercus robur chromosome 10, dhQueRobu3.1, whole genome shotgun sequence, a genomic segment contains:
- the LOC126702011 gene encoding pirin-like protein: MRAIIHKLCPFLNTKTPTVRVNSFRVSASTRNITMSESDQAPPFDNPRLVVKKVQAKLQQEGDGAVVRRGIGRTDLKNLDPFLMLDDFSVTPPAGFPDHPHRGFETVTYMLEGGITHQDFAGHKGTIGPGDVQWMTAGRGIIHSEMPAGGETSKGLQLWINLSSKDKMIEPRYQELLRGDIERAEKDGVEVRIIAGESMGVQSPVYTRTPAMFLDFTLKPRAQMHQSIPESWNSFVYIIEGEGVFGIPNSSPVAAHHVLVLGPGDGLSVWNRSSKALRFVLIAGQPLNEPVVQYGPFVMNTQAEIDRTIEDYHYSKNGFEMAKYWRSQ, translated from the exons ATGAGAGCTATTATACACAAACTTTGCCCATTCTTAAATACAAAAACACCAACAGTCAGAGTTAACAGTTTCAGAGTCTCTGCCTCAACCAGAAATATCACCATGTCTGAATCAGATCAAGCTCCTCCTTTTGACAATCCCAGATTGGTGGTCAAGAAGGTTCAAGCCAAACTTCAACAAGAGGGTGATGGTGCTGTTGTTAGAAGAGGCATTGGAAG GACTgacttgaagaatttggatcCTTTTCTTATGTTGGACGATTTTTCAg TGACTCCTCCCGCTGGATTTCCAGATCATCCACACAGAG GTTTTGAGACTGTCACATACATGTTAGAG ggAGGCATTACTCATCAAGATTTTGCAGGCCATAAGGGTACAATTGGACCCGGTGATGTGCAG TGGATGACAGCAGGTAGAGGAATTATCCACTCTGAAATGCCTGCAGGAGGAGAAACTTCAAAGGGATTACAGCTTTGGATCAATTTATCCTCCAAAGACAAAAT gATTGAACCAAGGTATCAGGAACTTCTAAGGGGGGACATAGAAAGGGCAGAGAAAGACGGAGTTGAGGTCCGAATTATAGCAGGAGAATCTATGGGAGTCCAATCTCCGGTTTACACTCGAACTCCAGCAATGTTCCTAGATTTCACTTTAAAACCAAGAGCTCAAATGCATCAGAGTATCCCAGAATCATGGAATTCCTTTGTATATATAATTGAAGGTGAAGGGGTATTTGGCATCCCAAACTCATCTCCAGTGGCAGCTCACCATGTCCTGGTTTTGGGTCCTGGAGATGGTCTAAGTGTGTGGAATAGGTCTTCAAAGGCATTGAGATTTGTGTTGATTGCAGGGCAGCCACTTAATGAACCGGTAGTGCAGTATGGGCCTTTTGTGATGAACACACAAGCTGAAATTGATAGAACTATTGAGGACTACCACTACAGCAAAAATGGGTTTGAAATGGCCAAGTACTGGAGATCTCAATAA